GTCCGTATCCCGTCGGACGCAAAATATCAAATGAAGAAATTGCCCGGGTCAACCTTAAGCCCGAAAGATTTCATGGAGAATGGAATTATACAATTTACCCGAGCCTCAATAAAGCTTATTTATTTACAGCTACTAAACAGTGAACAGTAAACAGTAAACAGTGAACAGTGAACAGTGTGTCAACTCAGTATGAGGAGAGTCAAATGCGTAAGCCTATCATCGCCGGGAACTGGAAGATGTATAAAACAGTGGCCGAAGCCAAAGCGCTGGCGGAGGGCATCGTTAAAACGGTTAAAGAAGTTCAAGATGCCTGCCCTGAGAATGGCAAGCAAAGCTTGGCTGTCGAACGGGTTGAAGTGGTTCTTTGCCCGCCTTTCACCGCTTTGTCCGTTGTATCAGAAATTATCAAAGATACCGGCATCAAACTGGGGGCTCAGAACTGCTATTTCCAGGAAAAGGGCGCTTTTACTGGCGAGATTTCCCCCAAGTTTTTGCTTGACTTTGGGTGCAAATATGTTATAATTGGCCACTCGGAGCGCCGTCAATATTTCGGTGAAGACGACGCTCTTATTAATAGGAAACTCAAAACCGCCATGGGCTTAGGGTTATGTCCGATTTTTTGCATTGGCGAAACCCTGGATCAGCGCAATCAGAAACAGACATTTGATGTCTTAAAGGGTCAGGTTTTAAAAGGGCTGGAAGGCATCGGTCTGTCCGATCCGCTGAAAATGGCGCTGGCTTATGAACCGGTCTGGGCCATCGGCACCGGGGTTACCGCCACCAAGGAACAGGCCCAGGAAGTCCACCAGTACCTGCGCGGTCTTTTATCCGGCCTGTGGGGCCAGGATATAGCCGGCCAGGTCAGGATCCAGTACGGCGGCAGCGTCAAGCCGGAGAACATAGCCGAGTTGATGGACCAGCCCGATATCGACGGGGCGCTGGTGGGCGGGGCCAGCCTGGAGCCGGAATCATTTTCCAGGATAATAAATTTCAAAGGATAAAGCATTCTTTATTTTGAAAGGTAAAGCAAAAGTGTATACCCTGCTACTGATAATTCATGTGATAGGCTGCCTGTTCCTGATCGGAATAGTATTGATGCAGACCGGCAAGGGCGGTCTGGGTTCGGCCCTGGGCGGAGATTCCGAGATGTTCGGCGGTCGGGGGGCGGCCCCTTTCCTGACCAAAGCCACTACCGTTCTGGCGGTTCTGTTCATGCTAACCTCGCTGTCGCTTTCCTTCATGTCCGGGCGCCAGGCCAAGGCCCGCTCCGCCATCGAAAAATCCCTGCAGCCGGGCCAGGGCCAACAGGCTCCAGCTCAATCCCAGCAACCACAACAGTCGGGACAACCATCCCAAAAGCTGCCGGGCGGTACCAAATAACAAATATTCAGTAACTATTAAACCGCCAAGACACTGGCACCAAGCCAAATCGTGAATCGTGAATTGTGAACGGTTATTTTGTTTTGGTGTCTTGGTGGCAAAAATTCCGGTTTATTCCGCCTTTGGCGGGTTAGGAGAAAATAAAACATCATGTATGCGGTAATTGAATGCGGCGGAACCCAGGTCCGGGTCTTCCAGAATGCCAAGGTCAGGATTCCCAGGATAGACGCCAAGGAGGGCGAAAAATATAAGAT
The sequence above is drawn from the candidate division TA06 bacterium genome and encodes:
- the secG gene encoding preprotein translocase subunit SecG codes for the protein MYTLLLIIHVIGCLFLIGIVLMQTGKGGLGSALGGDSEMFGGRGAAPFLTKATTVLAVLFMLTSLSLSFMSGRQAKARSAIEKSLQPGQGQQAPAQSQQPQQSGQPSQKLPGGTK
- a CDS encoding triose-phosphate isomerase, with amino-acid sequence MRKPIIAGNWKMYKTVAEAKALAEGIVKTVKEVQDACPENGKQSLAVERVEVVLCPPFTALSVVSEIIKDTGIKLGAQNCYFQEKGAFTGEISPKFLLDFGCKYVIIGHSERRQYFGEDDALINRKLKTAMGLGLCPIFCIGETLDQRNQKQTFDVLKGQVLKGLEGIGLSDPLKMALAYEPVWAIGTGVTATKEQAQEVHQYLRGLLSGLWGQDIAGQVRIQYGGSVKPENIAELMDQPDIDGALVGGASLEPESFSRIINFKG